The genomic region CAAGCAAGCCTACCAGAATTTCTACATTTATGGCGCTGTAGAACCAAAGACCGGTGAGAATTTCTCACTCTTTCTGCCCTGGGTCAACACTGAAATGATGACTCTGTATCTGGAACAAATGAGTCATGCGTTTACAGACGAAGAGATCGTCATTATCATGGACCAAGCAGGATGGCATAAATCAAAAGATCTAGTTGTGCCTGGCAATATCGAAATCATCTACCTGCCTCCATACTCACCTGAGCTAAATCCGATTGAACGATTGTGGAAGTACATGAAAACAAACTTTATTCATAATCGTGTCTTCGATTCACTCAAGCAAATGATGGCATGCATGGTAGACGTGTTTGGAGATTTGACTAACGAGACTGTTTCATCATTGTGCCATTGCAGTTATCTTGATTTATGACATTACAATATAAAACCTGTATTATAGCTTAACCCAAGTTTCGCAAAGTAGTGCCTAAGTAATTGAAAAATAGACGGGAAGATTTTCATTTTCTCTTCTCCTTAGAAGTTGATTTGGTGTCAACTTTTTTAGGACGGGACATCTTCCCCCTTTGCATTACGGAATCAATACGGACTCATTACGGACTAAGTCCGTATTGACTCCGTAATGCTCAGGAGAGAGATGGGCGTGCAGCACGCAATATGTTGAGGGATAATGATATAGATTGTTTTGCCGAGAGGCATGACATTACACGGTTATTCATTCGCCGACGGGATAGAGCTCCTTCGTGTCGCCGACGAGGACGTCGGCGTTCCATGATTCGACGTCCCCGTCGGTTCATATTGGCAGTGATCGGATATTTTACGCCGTCAACCAGCATATCATCGACGTTTAAAACTAAAATTCTGCCCTGCGCCAGAACGCGATTCATCTCTTTTGCCACATTGGACATCACTTCAAAGTACTTTTCATAGTCCTTGTAGAAACCTTCATAATCAAAAGGTGCATTGAAGTATGGAGGCGAAGTAACAATCAAGTGAATTGATTCGTCCTTCACTTCCGGCATTGTCTCACAATAACCGATGATTAGTTTATGAAATGTTTTCATATTTTTCGCTCACTTTATCTTCTTGCGGTTCAATGTGCATAGACTATCTATTTTGTCACTACATATTTTGAATTCATCAGTATCGGCGCCGCCCCTTCGGAAACTCTTTCCAAATCCAATTCCTTTTCCTACATCTATTTAGTTCTCACAAGGCTTGAAAAGAAGGCGATTGAGACAGGCTGGGACGTCTGGCGTTCCTCTCACCAAGCTAAAAAAAGAACCGGCAGCAATGGGTCACACTGCTGCCGGTTTGAAATACAGGTCAGAGGGAAAATATCCCCTCCCCCGGTTAAGGAGTAATTATTTGTATCCCTGACTGATAGCTTCACCGAGATCAAAGATCGGCAGGTAGATCACGACGATGATGCTGCCAACGACGGTAGCCATGATCACGATCAATAGCGGTTCGATCAATGAAGTGAGGCGGTCAATCACGGAATCCACCAATTTTTCATAGAACTGAGCGGCTTTGCCGAGCAGTTTATCCATGTCTCCGGTTTCTTCGCCGGTGGAGATCATTTGCAGCAAGGTGGGGGGAAAGAGCCCGGTTCTACGGAAGGAATTTGCCACGCCATAGCCTTCTTTGACCATCACTCGGGCACGCCGCACACCGCCTTCGACAACGGCATTTTGCACAACGTTTTCGGTGAGTTCCATAGTATCCATGATGGGCACGCCGGCAGCCATGAGGATGGAGAAAGTGCGGGAAAACTTGCTCATGATGGAGTTTTTGATCACGGAGCCGACTACGGGGATTCTCAGTTTGAAAGCATCGATGAAATAGCGTCCTCGATCGGTGAGATAGATGAGGAACAACCCGACGAAAGAAGCAATCAACAGCAAAAACGTGGCAAAGACGTTATCGGTCACGAAGTTGCTGATATTGATGGCAAGGACGGTGGGAGCGGGAAGTTCGGCGTCAAAATCCGCATACACGCCGGCAAAAAGCGGAATGATATAGTAGAACATAATCCAGATCACGCCCATCAAAAAGACCATGATAAACATGGGATAAGCCATGGCGGAAGCCACTTTGCGGCGGGTGTCCTCGATCTTTTCCAGATAGTCCGAAAGCTCGTCCAACACGGTGTGCAGAGTACCGGAAACTTCACCGGCTTTGACCAACGCCACATAGAGCGGATTGAACACGCCGGGGTGCTGTTCCATCGCCTCGGAGAGGGAAAATCCCTTGCGGATGTCATCGCCAAGCTTGCGCAGAACTCTGGCAAACTTTTTGTGTTTCTCTTCTTTCTCGAGGTCGGTGATCGCTTTTTCGATGGTGAGACCGGCGGAAAACATGGTGGAGAGCTGCCGGGTGAAAAACACCAAAACCCGCAGGGACACGCCGGTGCGGATTTTGTAGATCGTGAGCATAAGCTTGTCAAAGAGGGAGAGCTTACCCTTGAAAGCGCCTTCGGAAGCGGCTTTCACGGAGATAATGGTATTTCCCTCCTTAGCCAGCTTTTCGACTGCCATGTCGAGGGTGTCACCTTTGATGATCCCCTCAATTCTGGCTCCCTTGGCGTCCTTTACGATGTAGGAAAAATTTGGCATAGTGGATACCTTCTATTTTACTTATTATTATTCGACAACAGTCATCTTGATGACTTCGCGGATGGTGGTGATGCCGCGTTTCATCTTTGCGATTGCGGCATCATGCAAAGTGCGCATTCCGGATTTGAGCGCGGAAGCACGAATCAAATCCTGGTTTCCGCCTTCGTAGATCAAGCGGCGGATATCGGCATCGACGGTGAGCAATTCAAAGATACCGGTTCTGCCGGAAAATCCTGTGTTATCGCAATGGACGCAGCCTCTGCCCATCTTGAACTTTGCGGTGGCGATATCTTCTGCGGAAAGCCCGCTATCAGTGAGTTCCAGCTCTGTGGGGACATAATCTGTCACGCAAAAGGAGCAAATCTTGCGAACCAGGCGCTGTGCCATCACCAAGGAAAGTGAGGATCCCACGAGATAGGGCTTGATGCCGATATCGATGAGACGGGTGATGGTGGCTGGGGCGTCGTTTGCATGCAAAGTGGAAAACACAAGATGCCCGGTTAGTGAAAACTTGATGGCGATATCCGCGGTTTCTTCGTCGCGGATTTCACCGATGAGCACGATGTCCGGGTCCTGACGCAAAACGCTGCGCAGGGCGGAACCGAAGGTGAGACCGATCTGTTCCTTGGTCTCGATCTGAGTGATGCCTTCGAGACGATATTCGACCGGGTCTTCCACGGTGATGATATTGGTTTCGATATCCTCGATTTCTTTCAAGGCAGCATGCAAAGAGGTGGATTTACCGCTTCCGGTGGGTCCTGAAACGATAATGATGCCATAGGGACGACGGATGATCTTGCTGAAGATGTCCATATCCTCTTGTTCAAAGCCGAGCGTAGTGAGCTTGAAGCCAAATTCGCCTTTGTCCAAAAGACGCATCACGACCTTTTCGCCAAGCACGGTGGGAGTGATGGACACACGCACGTCCACGCTTTTCATGGAGGTTTTCAGTGAGATGTGACCATCCTGGGGAAGGCGGCGTTCCGCGATATTGAGTTTGGACATGACTTTGACGATAGAGATCACGCCGGGGTGCATGCCGATGGGTGGAGTCATCACTTCGCGGAGGGATCCATCCACCCGGAAACGGATGCGGGTGGTCTTGGTGAGGGGTTCGATGTGGATGTCCGTGGCGCCTGCTTTGATGGCTTCGTTGATGATCAGGTTGATCAATTTGACGATCGGAGCATCGGCATTGGAGGAGGCGGAGGATATGGTGATCTCATTTTCATCCTCGTCCATGGCGACGAAATCGAATCCGCCGACGGCGTCTTCCACCTGAGAGGTGGTGCGAATGCTTTTATAGTATTTTTCGATTGTGTCGTGCAGGACGGAATCTCCGATGAGTTCCGGTTTGATGTTTTTGCCCAGGAGTTTTTTCAGGCTGTCCAAAACGGTTAGATTTTCCGGATCAGAGAGAGCGACGACGATGCCGTCTCCTTCTTCGCGCAGAGCGATGACTCTGTTTTCTGTGGCATAGGGCTCCGGAATCAAGGCGACGATATCGATATCGAGATCCATCAATTCCTTGTCTTTGACGATGTTATATCCCAATTGGAGATGTAGGGCGTTTAAAAGTTCTTTTTCGGTGAGATAACCGAGCTTCAACAGTGTATCCCCTATTTTGAGACCAAAGTTGGTTTGTTTGATCAGGGCTTCCTTGACCTGATCTTCGTTGACGTAGCCCTCGTGAACAAGCACCTCGCCAAGACGGGCAAACTGTGGATTGTAACTCATTACAACTATCCTCTTGTATTATTTACTTATATAAATCTATATTTACACGGCAGTCTTCGATTCGATCTTTCTCCCTGTTTTTGGAGAGGGGACGGCGGGAAACCATCCCCTCAACCAAACTTCGTAATTATTGTTTAGGGTGGCGGAGTAGCGCCAGTCCAATAGCGATAGAGTATCACGCTGGTCTCGGCAGTGATATTTGTGCCAAGCAGTCTTGCGATAACAGTGGCGCTGGTCTGTCCCGGAACCTCCACGGGTGGTCCTTGACCCGCTGGGACTTCTACGCGGAAGAAACGTATCTGACCCCAAGCCCAGCCCCGGAATTCCCCGGTGCCGTAGCTGCCGTTGTCCGTCCGTATCTTCCAGGCAGGTGCTCCCGTTTGATTGTTAAATCCCGGGATTGCCACAAACTGACCCTTTGTCGAGAGCAGCATGATGTCGGAGTTTCCTATTCCCAGACCCTGTCCATCGGTGAGCACGCAATAAATCTCGGTGGATTTAGTATCGGGGGAAGTGGCTCCAAAGTTCAAGTGTGCGGGGTTTGCCTGAGCTTCGAGACGCGGATCGTTGAGCGGTAGCTGCAAAGTTGCATAGCCATCCACTTGCGCGCCGGTGCCGGTGCCGGTGCTAGCCCGGACAGTGATCCAATCGTTGGTGTAGATACCAGAATAGGATAATGTGGTATAGGCTACACCGTTCAAAGAATCATCCTCGACGCTCACGTTGCCCACATAGGCATTAGCGCCGATCTGGCAATTGGAGACATTATCGATCAGTTCAAAGAACACCGAGGTTCCCCGGTCAACCGGGTTGCCATAGGTGTCTTTCACCACGGCTCCACCGACCACGCGCCAGAGACCGCCGCCCATGTTTTGACCGGTGTTGAATCCACCGATAAAGGGCCGCACTTCAGCGGGCGGACCGGCATGAATGACGATGTTTGCCTTGGTGGCACGTATCCAGCGGTTGTTTTTGACCACCGATGCACGAATCACGAGGATGCCGGATTCGGTGCCGCTATTCACTGAGATTTGAGCCTCACCTCCTGATGAAACGACCAATACCGAGTCCGCGACCGGCTGGTTATTCAGGTTTGCCCCGGCAGGCGGAATGGTGTTGACTATTCTGAAATAGACGTTTTGCGGGCTGTCGATCAGGTTGCCGTTGATATCCTTCAGTTTTACTCTCAGGATGGCGGATTCGGTGCCTCCGGTGTTGGCGACGTTCAGGTCGATCTGCCCAATCTGGGTGAAGCTGATCGAATGGATGTCGTCCGAGGTGACGTTGAAGATCAGTTGAGTCAGCAGAGTATCCCCATTGGCAAAAGCTTTGATCGTGGCTGCACCGGCGGAAAGACCGGGGGTGAAGCGAACCTGAGCTTCGCCATTTGCCTGGGTGTTGATCGTGACGGTCTGAGTAGTGTTTAGAAAGGTGCCCAGATTGGTCTCAAAACGCACCGGTTTGGTCTGGCAGGGATTGCCATGACTGTCATTGAGTGTGGCGCGCATGAAAATGTGATTGGGGCTGGAGACAAAGCTTGTATCCGCCGGAACCATCACATTGCCCACCTGGACAAAGGACTGTAAGCCAATCGCTGCGGGAGCTCCTGATCTGATCACTACTTCCCTGGTGCTCATGACTGTGCCGATTCCTGCCGACACGAATGCGTTTTCGACTCCGGGTGTCGTCGTTGCGACTACCCCGGCATTGTATTTCACATACGCTCGTCCGTTGATCGTTCTCGTCACTACGGCAAGCCCCAGGATGTTTCCGGCATCATCTACAAATCTTCCCTTGGTGCAGAAGAAGGTGATCAATGTGTTGTTTGGCACGGGGTTGCCCAAGATGTTGGTGGCATGGGCGTTGAGCTCCGTGGTCTGCATCACCGTCATGGGATAGGGGTTTGCATTGGAAAGGAAGTTTAGGGTGACGCTTTGGATGGGCGGCACGCTGATGATGGTCACATTGATGTGCGTCGTGTCCGCAGAAACGACGGAATCTGGATTGGCGGTTGAATAATTACGTACAACTGCCGTGATCAAGGCGACTCCGATGTCTCCATCATCCCAGAAAGTGGATTTCGCCACGCCGGTGCTGTCGGTTGGAACATTGGTCAGGATTCTGCCCAGATTGGTTTTGAAGCTTACTATCTGGCTGGGAACGCCAAAACCCTCTCCGTTCTTGACCGTTACGGCAATTTCGGAATAGGTGATGTTGTTATCGGCATAGATGGTATCCGGAGCAGCCACGATCTTGGTGATGATCCTGAGTTGGGATGCAGGAGGCGGAGCGGGGATCGCCGGAAGAATTGGCGGCGGGTTGCGCCTGTCGCAAGAAGTGGCAAGCGATACCAGCAGCAGCGCCAGAATGGTGATGATGGGGATAATGCGGTTAAATCTTTTCATGTGTTCCCCTTTATTCTTCTTCATATTCGATCAACGTACGCGTGAGGCGTTCGTCAATTTTGGGTACTGGACTCTTTTGATTCACGGAAACCAGGCGAGGCGTGATCTCTATGATCAGATCAGTATTTTCGACTACTTCATAGCGATGCTGGAACAGCTTGCCAATATAGGGCAGGTCGCCCAAGAATGGAAGTTTGGTGGTTTTTTGAGTGATCGAAGAATTGAGCAATCCGCCCACGATGATCTTCTTTTCGTTTGGAACCGTGACGGTGGTGGATATGCGGCGCACTTTGGTGCGAGGGACATACCCGCCGACGAGGTCGGTGACGGAGCTAACTTCGGGAGCGATGTGAGCGGTGATCATACCGCTGGAATTGACGGTTGGGGTCACGCGTAGCATGATGCCAACTTCTTCGCGTTCCACCTGGATCTGCTTGTCGTTGTCGGATACGACGAAGGGGACGACCTCACCGATGTGGATAGTGGCTTCGACACCGTTCAGAGCCGTCACGCGGGTATCGGTGAGCAGCTTGGCGGCATTGTTTTCCAATAGCCAGTCGATTGTGATGTCAAACGCTGTGAGCTGACGGCTGAAATGACCGATATCATTGAAGCCGTCCAGCCTTTGGAAATACTGCTGATTGGGCAGTGCTCCAAAATCGGTGGGATCGCCGTGAGGCAAGTAGCCGGTGACATCGTTGTAGTTATAGGGCAAGCCGGCTCCATGCTGGTTGACGGGGTCTTCTGCCAAGATGGTTGAGAGGTGATTCAGACGGCTCCAATCGATGCCAAATTTCTTGGCATTGGAAAGGTGGATTTCGATCAGCCGGACACGGATTTCGATCTGCTGTTGTTCGACATCAATCTCTTTGATCAGCTTTTCGATGTTTGTGAATGTTTCCGGATTGGCATAGATCATCAGGGCGTTCTGACCTTCCAGGGGAACAATCACTCCGGTGGTGTTTTCCAGAGATTTGCTCACCTTGACTGCGTTCAGATTGTTCAGATAGATGATCTTGCTACGTTCGCCGGATTCTTCCATGATGTTCTGCTTGGTGCCCACGAGGAAAGTGTTAGCTCCCACGACACGGTATGACAGACCGCTGGAGCGGGAAACCAAAGAGACCGCGGTCTCGATCGGAACATCTTTTACGTTGATGGTTACACGTTTTTCGTCGCGTTTATCCTTGTCTCCGGATTGATCGATCGCCAGAACGATGTTGGTTCCGCTCAATCTTGCCAGAGCGTTCAAAACCGAAGACAGGGTGGCATCATCAGCATTGAAGGTGACCTTGGTATTTAATGTGCTCGTCTGTGCCATCGCAGTCGTGACCATCAGAATGAAGGCCAAGACCAGGATGCTACACAGGAAACGTTTTGAGTTTAGCTCATGTTTCATATTTACTCCCACTATACTATATTTTTTTTTCATTACCAATTACCGGATGTATTTGCTTCGCCCGGTTTGTTGAAGTCGGGCATGGGGGGGCGGGACGCCAATTCTGTAGAGTAGGTATTGCCCGCATAGAAATAACGGATGGTTTTTTCACCGATATCCACGATCCTTCTGCCCTGAATGGTCTCACCGATCCTGGCGGCATGAATGGCACCCTGATACTCGATGTAAGCGATCTTATTGCCGTTTTCATCGATGGCGGTGGTGGAGAGGCGGAACGTGTTTCGGATCATATCCTCAAACTCTTTTTCCAGATCCATCTTATCTTTGATGATGTTTCCCTGACGCAGGGGATCGCGGGTGTTTGAAAACACAAAGTTCTTGCGTTCCTGGATAGAAGTTTCGATTCCCTTGATCTTGTTCAACAGAGTGTCGGAAACGGATTCCTTGGAGTGGATGGATTTATCGGGAATGGCGGTTACCTGAAAATAGACTGTGTAAAGTCTGATTCCAAAAGCCAGAAGCATGATCACGATGAGCGCGATGGCAAAGTCTTTCACATATCTCAGTTGCATCTATGCCTCCTTCTTCACTTTAAATATGGATAGCTCGATGGTGACCCGGTAGCGGGATTCGGTGTTCGCCAGCTTGGATTTGTCCTTGTCGCTGATCTGAGCAGGTGTAATATCCAAGGCATGAATCTTGATGATATGATCCAAGGCTTCCAGATCGGAAACAAACTGACCCATCTGGACGAACGTGGCTTCAAGCTCCATGTTATAGGTGGTTTCGATCAAGCCGGGTAGCGAGAACTTGTTTGCGTCCGAAAGCTTGTTGATCGTGATCCTGCGATGATGAGCCAATTCGCCGATGCTGGTCTTGAACTGATTAACCTCGTCAAAGCTGAAACTCGGCTTGCGCGTGAGGCTGTTGTCGATGATCAAGGCAAACTGACTGAGCTGTTCATCCATGATGCGGGCGCTGTTCAGCTTTTCCTGCGATACTTTGATCTTGTTATCCAATTGCCCGATATTGCTGGTATTTTTGCTGATCATGCTGGCAGTCAGCATAAAGAATCCAACCGCGACCAGCAAGATTATCAGGATTAATACGATGTATTTCTCTCTCATGGTTGA from Candidatus Cloacimonadaceae bacterium harbors:
- a CDS encoding ATPase, T2SS/T4P/T4SS family; the protein is MSYNPQFARLGEVLVHEGYVNEDQVKEALIKQTNFGLKIGDTLLKLGYLTEKELLNALHLQLGYNIVKDKELMDLDIDIVALIPEPYATENRVIALREEGDGIVVALSDPENLTVLDSLKKLLGKNIKPELIGDSVLHDTIEKYYKSIRTTSQVEDAVGGFDFVAMDEDENEITISSASSNADAPIVKLINLIINEAIKAGATDIHIEPLTKTTRIRFRVDGSLREVMTPPIGMHPGVISIVKVMSKLNIAERRLPQDGHISLKTSMKSVDVRVSITPTVLGEKVVMRLLDKGEFGFKLTTLGFEQEDMDIFSKIIRRPYGIIIVSGPTGSGKSTSLHAALKEIEDIETNIITVEDPVEYRLEGITQIETKEQIGLTFGSALRSVLRQDPDIVLIGEIRDEETADIAIKFSLTGHLVFSTLHANDAPATITRLIDIGIKPYLVGSSLSLVMAQRLVRKICSFCVTDYVPTELELTDSGLSAEDIATAKFKMGRGCVHCDNTGFSGRTGIFELLTVDADIRRLIYEGGNQDLIRASALKSGMRTLHDAAIAKMKRGITTIREVIKMTVVE
- a CDS encoding type II secretion system F family protein; amino-acid sequence: MPNFSYIVKDAKGARIEGIIKGDTLDMAVEKLAKEGNTIISVKAASEGAFKGKLSLFDKLMLTIYKIRTGVSLRVLVFFTRQLSTMFSAGLTIEKAITDLEKEEKHKKFARVLRKLGDDIRKGFSLSEAMEQHPGVFNPLYVALVKAGEVSGTLHTVLDELSDYLEKIEDTRRKVASAMAYPMFIMVFLMGVIWIMFYYIIPLFAGVYADFDAELPAPTVLAINISNFVTDNVFATFLLLIASFVGLFLIYLTDRGRYFIDAFKLRIPVVGSVIKNSIMSKFSRTFSILMAAGVPIMDTMELTENVVQNAVVEGGVRRARVMVKEGYGVANSFRRTGLFPPTLLQMISTGEETGDMDKLLGKAAQFYEKLVDSVIDRLTSLIEPLLIVIMATVVGSIIVVIYLPIFDLGEAISQGYK
- a CDS encoding IS630 family transposase, with translation KQAYQNFYIYGAVEPKTGENFSLFLPWVNTEMMTLYLEQMSHAFTDEEIVIIMDQAGWHKSKDLVVPGNIEIIYLPPYSPELNPIERLWKYMKTNFIHNRVFDSLKQMMACMVDVFGDLTNETVSSLCHCSYLDL
- the pilO gene encoding type 4a pilus biogenesis protein PilO; the encoded protein is MREKYIVLILIILLVAVGFFMLTASMISKNTSNIGQLDNKIKVSQEKLNSARIMDEQLSQFALIIDNSLTRKPSFSFDEVNQFKTSIGELAHHRRITINKLSDANKFSLPGLIETTYNMELEATFVQMGQFVSDLEALDHIIKIHALDITPAQISDKDKSKLANTESRYRVTIELSIFKVKKEA
- a CDS encoding DNA methyltransferase, giving the protein MKTFHKLIIGYCETMPEVKDESIHLIVTSPPYFNAPFDYEGFYKDYEKYFEVMSNVAKEMNRVLAQGRILVLNVDDMLVDGVKYPITANMNRRGRRIMERRRPRRRHEGALSRRRMNNRVMSCLSAKQSISLSLNILRAARPSLS
- a CDS encoding secretin N-terminal domain-containing protein; amino-acid sequence: MKHELNSKRFLCSILVLAFILMVTTAMAQTSTLNTKVTFNADDATLSSVLNALARLSGTNIVLAIDQSGDKDKRDEKRVTINVKDVPIETAVSLVSRSSGLSYRVVGANTFLVGTKQNIMEESGERSKIIYLNNLNAVKVSKSLENTTGVIVPLEGQNALMIYANPETFTNIEKLIKEIDVEQQQIEIRVRLIEIHLSNAKKFGIDWSRLNHLSTILAEDPVNQHGAGLPYNYNDVTGYLPHGDPTDFGALPNQQYFQRLDGFNDIGHFSRQLTAFDITIDWLLENNAAKLLTDTRVTALNGVEATIHIGEVVPFVVSDNDKQIQVEREEVGIMLRVTPTVNSSGMITAHIAPEVSSVTDLVGGYVPRTKVRRISTTVTVPNEKKIIVGGLLNSSITQKTTKLPFLGDLPYIGKLFQHRYEVVENTDLIIEITPRLVSVNQKSPVPKIDERLTRTLIEYEEE